In Neofelis nebulosa isolate mNeoNeb1 chromosome 7, mNeoNeb1.pri, whole genome shotgun sequence, the following proteins share a genomic window:
- the LOC131518203 gene encoding olfactory receptor 11G2-like — protein MGFFTASRHMKISNTLNTSSTITGFILLGFPCFREGQILLFVLFSVVYLLTLMGNGSIICAVRWDQRLHTPMYILLANFSFLEIWYVTSTVPNMLANFLSDTKVISFSGCFLQFYFFFSLGSTECFFLAIMAFDRYLAICWPLHYPTLMTGHLCTNLVVSCWVLGFLWFPVPIIVISQMSFCGSRIIDHFLCDPGPLLALTCARVPVMEFFWTIISSLLLFIPFLCIMGSYTLVLRAVFRVPSAAGRRKAFSTCGSHLAVVSLFYGSVMVMYLSPTSEHGAGMQKLVTLFYSVGTPLINPVIYSLRNKDMKHALQKFLGI, from the coding sequence ATGGGTTTTTTCACAGCTTCCAGACACATGAAAATCTCAAATACTCTCAACACCTCCAGCACCATCACTGGCTTCATCCTCCTGGGCTTCCCTTGCTTCAGGGAGGGGCAGATCCTCCTCTTTGTGCTCTTCTCTGTTGTCTACCTCCTGACCCTCATGGGCAACGGGTCCATCATCTGTGCTGTGCGCTGGGATCAGAGactccacacccccatgtacatCTTGCTCGCCAACTTCTCCTTCCTAGAGATCTGGTATGTCACCTCCACTGTCCCCAACATGTTAGCCAACTTCCTCTCTGACACCAAGGTCATCTCCTTCTCTGGGTGCTTTCTCCAgttctactttttcttctccttgggtTCTACAGAATGCTTCTTCTTGGCTATTATGGCATTTGATCGGTACCTTGCCATCTGCTGGCCTCTACATTACCCCACTCTTATGACTGGACATCTCTGCACTAACCTTGTGGTCAGCTGCTGGGTACTTGGTTTCCTTTGGTTCCCAGTACCTATCATTGTTATTTCCCAAATGTCCTTCTGTGGATCCAGGATCATTGACCACTTCCTGTGTGATCCAGGTCCCCTATTAGCACTCACCTGTGCCAGAGTCCCAGTAATGGAGTTTTTTTGGACTATTATAAGTTCCTTActcttatttattcctttcctctGCATCATGGGTTCCTATACTCTGGTCCTGAGAGCTGTGTTTAGAGTCCCTTCAGCAGCTGGACGAAGAAAAGCTTTCTCGACCTGTGGGTCCCATCTGGCCGTGGTTTCACTGTTCTATGGTTCGGTGATGGTCATGTATCTGAGCCCAACATCTGAGCATGGGGCTGGGATGCAAAAACTTGTGACTCTGTTTTATTCTGTAGGAACCCCACTCATTAATCCTGTGATCTACAGTCTAAGGAACAAAGATATGAAACATGCCCTGCAGAAATTTCTAGGAATATAA